One genomic window of Oncorhynchus kisutch isolate 150728-3 linkage group LG24, Okis_V2, whole genome shotgun sequence includes the following:
- the slc52a3-1 gene encoding solute carrier family 52, riboflavin transporter, member 3-A — protein MSLRIHLLACCFGLGSWVAVNGLWVELPLIVNTLPEGWELPSYLTVIIQLANLGPLLVTLMHKLCPGRLKERAAIYCVLSIGVLACILLAFSWDETTVVAAASRSTAFFILTFFLALVDCTSSVTFLPFMMQLPAHYITTYFIGEGLSGFIPGLVALGQGVGMAKCVNATQSSGNLTEEDMYIVQTQFLPPNFSTEVFFFFLAAMMCISLAAFSALNRLPRTFELSTENLVPDTDTVASVCSGLDNHGAVTEGENSNPKCHSEESGQARPQLAKSGHSVFQLTFIYFMVVWVNGATNGLLTSVQTYSCMPYGNLAYHLSAALASCANPVACIVAMFFPKRSLVLLGVLCLIGSVFGGYNMAMATMSPCPLLQGSALGEAIIVLSWVFFTGILSYVKVMVGVIFRDESHSALVWCGAAAQTGSLLGSAIMFPLVNVYNLFQSGDFCNTKCPL, from the exons ATGTCTTTGCGGATCCATTTGCTGGCCTGCTGCTTCGGCCTTGGCTCCTGGGTGGCTGTCAATGGCCTGTGGGTGGAGCTCCCCCTCATCGTTAACACTCTCCCCGAGGGCTGGGAACTACCATCTTACCTGACCGTTATCATCCAGCTCGCCAACCTGGGGCCTCTGCTGGTCACTCTCATGCACAAGCTGTGTCCGGGCCGTCTGAAGGAGAGAGCTGCCATCTACTGTGTGTTGTCCATAGGTGTCCTGGCCTGTATACTTCTGGCGTTCTCCTGGGATGAGACCACAGTGGTGGCGGCTGCATCTCGGAGCACAGCCTTCTTTATCCTCACCTTCTTCCTGGCCTTGGTGGACTGCACCTCCTCTGTCACCTTCCTGCCCTTCATGATGCAGCTACCAGCCCACTACATCACCACCTACTTCATTGGAGAAGGCCTGAGTGGCTTTATCCCTGGTCTGGTGGCTCTCGGCCAGGGCGTCGGCATGGCCAAGTGTGTGAATGCCACTCAGTCCTCTGGTAACCTCACTGAAGAGGATATGTACATTGTCCAGACCCAGTTTCTACCGCCCAACTTCTCCACCGAGGTGTTTTTCTTCTTCCTGGCGGCCATGATGTGCATCAGCCTGGCAGCATTCTCTGCACTAAACAGGCTCCCACGTACCTTTGAACTGTCCACGGAGAACTTGGTTCCAGACACTGACACAGTGGCGTCAGTCTGCTCCGGACTAGACAACCATGGAGCAGTGACTGAAGGGGAGAACTCAAACCCAAAATGCCACAGTGAGGAATCAGGTCAGGCCAGACCACAGCTGGCTAAATCAGGCCACTCTGTTTTTCAGTTAACTTTTATCTATTTCATGGTGGTCTGGGTGAATGGGGCGACTAACGGCCTCTTGACCTCGGTGCAGACATACTCCTGTATGCCCTACGGTAACCTGGCATATCACCTGTCGGCTGCTCTGGCATCCTGTGCCAATCCAGTGGCCTGTATAGTCGCCATGTTTTTTCCTAAAAG GTCACTAGTGCTCCTGGGTGTACTGTGTCTCATTGGATCAGTCTTTGGAGGATACAACATGGCAATGGCCACCATGagtccatgtccactactacaaGGCTCCGCACTAGGAGAAGCCATCATA GTGCTGTCGTGGGTCTTCTTCACAGGGATACTGTCTTATGTCAAGGTGATGGTGGGTGTCATCTTCAGAGATGAGAGCCACAGCGCCCTGGTGTGGTGTGGAGCAGCGGCACAGACAGGCTCTCTGCTGGGCTCTGCCATCATGTTCCCACTGGTAAATGTCTACAACCTGTTTCAGTCAGGAGACTTCTGTAACACCAAGTGCCCTTTATGA